In a single window of the Malaciobacter mytili LMG 24559 genome:
- a CDS encoding type II toxin-antitoxin system HipA family toxin, giving the protein MTEIDAFIYDKKIGTMIDDGNTIWFEYDDDFRKYKLEISPIGMPLRLTSPFTNKSYPRLFQGLQGVFFDSLPDKHGMPFIDRYFERQGKRPFEVGLLDKLSFIGDRGMGAIEYRPQEEDGEHTQDVSIDAKEAYEQMKEDLQNDEPSIESIMNIRDSVSPIGGGRPKMLVQYNYNTGEIRLNKKELHDGYERAIIKFDDLYEGMGSDGATRLEYVCMFLAGKAGINTADFHLMEDSEAKHLLVKRFDRDKEDRKIHMCTASGLMNVDITIPQVISYEQLLMLTRSVCKSQEDVEEMYRRMIFNILIFNFDDHAKNFAYLMDKDGNWKISPAYDITYSKGLAKQHTTTVSGKGLRIKRHEVLEIAARQTIKNTKAKMIIEDCIRAVVGFKELAYEVGLDEDEVEMCWTDIVSQIELLRG; this is encoded by the coding sequence ATGACAGAAATTGATGCATTTATTTATGATAAAAAAATAGGAACTATGATTGATGATGGTAATACTATTTGGTTTGAATATGATGATGACTTTAGAAAATATAAGCTTGAAATCTCACCTATTGGAATGCCATTAAGACTTACTTCTCCTTTTACGAATAAATCTTATCCAAGATTATTTCAAGGATTGCAAGGAGTTTTTTTTGACTCTTTGCCAGATAAACATGGTATGCCATTTATTGATAGATATTTTGAAAGACAAGGTAAAAGACCTTTTGAGGTTGGATTACTAGATAAACTTTCATTTATTGGTGATAGAGGAATGGGTGCAATTGAGTATAGACCTCAAGAGGAAGATGGAGAACATACGCAAGATGTTTCAATTGATGCAAAAGAGGCATATGAACAAATGAAGGAAGATTTGCAAAACGATGAGCCTTCTATTGAATCAATTATGAATATTAGAGATAGTGTATCTCCTATTGGTGGTGGAAGACCTAAGATGCTTGTTCAGTATAATTATAATACTGGTGAGATTAGATTAAATAAAAAAGAGCTTCATGATGGATATGAAAGAGCTATTATAAAATTTGATGACCTGTATGAAGGAATGGGAAGTGATGGAGCTACAAGATTAGAGTATGTTTGTATGTTTTTAGCAGGAAAAGCAGGAATTAATACAGCAGACTTTCATCTAATGGAAGATAGTGAAGCTAAGCATTTACTAGTTAAAAGATTTGATAGGGATAAAGAGGATAGAAAAATACATATGTGTACTGCATCTGGTTTAATGAATGTTGACATCACTATTCCACAAGTTATATCTTATGAACAATTGCTTATGCTTACAAGAAGCGTATGTAAATCTCAAGAAGATGTTGAAGAGATGTATAGAAGAATGATATTTAATATTTTAATATTCAACTTTGACGATCACGCTAAGAACTTTGCTTATTTAATGGATAAAGATGGAAATTGGAAAATATCGCCTGCATACGATATTACTTATTCAAAAGGTTTAGCAAAACAGCATACAACAACTGTTTCGGGTAAAGGTCTCAGGATAAAAAGGCATGAGGTTCTTGAAATTGCTGCAAGACAAACAATTAAAAATACAAAAGCTAAAATGATAATTGAAGATTGCATAAGAGCTGTTGTAGGTTTTAAAGAATTGGCATATGAGGTCGGATTAGATGAAGATGAAGTTGAAATGTGTTGGACTGATATAGTAAGTCAAATAGAGCTATTAAGAGGTTAA
- a CDS encoding helix-turn-helix domain-containing protein encodes MIELMTPLDIMEEFTDMIESERIKKGKTQEDLYLAAGMTQRTYANFIKKKDTKFSNIVNLLIALDLTSKLDMLIKQESYASLDEIREKNNKITRKRVRKNGVDK; translated from the coding sequence ATGATTGAATTAATGACGCCATTAGATATTATGGAAGAGTTTACTGATATGATTGAATCTGAGAGAATCAAAAAGGGCAAAACTCAAGAGGATTTATATTTAGCTGCTGGTATGACTCAAAGAACATATGCAAATTTTATTAAAAAGAAAGATACTAAATTTTCTAATATTGTAAACCTTTTAATTGCACTTGATTTAACATCTAAGTTGGATATGCTTATTAAGCAAGAGTCATATGCTTCACTTGATGAGATTAGAGAGAAGAACAATAAGATTACGAGAAAAAGAGTTAGAAAGAATGGAGTTGACAAATGA
- a CDS encoding helix-turn-helix domain-containing protein, with protein sequence MEINEKIQFIRNANNMNKKQFSELLEVSQPTITRYEDGERLPDFNFLKNLIEKLHINPDWIFFDVEPAFLDIDDNNISIQNQELIKDINLILTPDEFNKKLNDIFFEHVIDQITNEDEQKFSIVRKFFKTIKLEGHVPFRPLLFLYYIFRYVRDNNEELNSLKLDKSERPYQRYLLDLVRRYKVVSFKNNPAFTSQIKKEFEMSIEMNLKENECKSLIVNYDELIKKIESKMTTIIIYSHKKIDTKTLFPKQK encoded by the coding sequence ATGGAAATTAATGAAAAAATTCAATTTATTCGTAATGCTAATAATATGAACAAAAAGCAATTTTCTGAATTATTAGAAGTATCTCAGCCTACAATTACAAGATATGAAGATGGAGAACGCTTACCTGACTTTAATTTTTTAAAAAATCTTATTGAGAAATTACATATCAATCCGGATTGGATTTTTTTTGATGTTGAGCCAGCTTTTCTAGATATAGATGATAATAATATTTCTATACAAAATCAAGAACTTATTAAAGATATTAATTTAATTTTAACACCTGATGAATTTAATAAAAAATTAAATGATATATTTTTTGAACATGTAATAGATCAAATTACAAATGAAGATGAACAAAAATTTTCAATTGTAAGAAAATTTTTTAAAACAATTAAATTAGAGGGGCATGTTCCATTTAGACCACTTTTATTTTTATACTATATTTTCAGATATGTAAGAGATAATAATGAAGAGTTAAACAGTCTAAAATTGGATAAGTCAGAACGACCATATCAAAGATATTTATTAGATTTAGTAAGAAGATATAAAGTAGTTTCATTTAAAAATAATCCAGCTTTCACATCTCAAATTAAAAAAGAATTTGAGATGTCTATAGAGATGAATTTAAAAGAAAATGAGTGTAAAAGTTTAATTGTCAATTATGATGAATTGATTAAAAAAATAGAATCAAAAATGACTACAATTATTATTTATTCACATAAAAAGATTGATACTAAAACTTTATTCCCAAAACAAAAATAA
- a CDS encoding DUF6262 family protein, with the protein MQNNKIKKRVKNEGLKRQEEQRKEDTKNKILEAIEKLKKKKEKINFSRISNESGISRNTLYTYRDFIGEHTTITVNKSNEVQELEHKIKELNQKNKVLSSENRDLKDSNSKLVEQIMALKEYIKTLE; encoded by the coding sequence ATGCAAAATAATAAGATTAAAAAAAGAGTAAAAAATGAAGGTCTTAAGAGACAAGAAGAACAAAGAAAAGAAGATACTAAAAATAAGATTTTAGAAGCAATAGAAAAATTAAAAAAGAAAAAAGAAAAAATTAACTTTAGTAGAATCTCTAACGAATCTGGAATATCAAGAAATACATTATATACTTATAGAGATTTTATAGGAGAACACACTACAATAACAGTTAATAAATCTAATGAAGTGCAAGAACTAGAACATAAAATAAAAGAGTTGAATCAAAAAAATAAAGTTCTTAGTTCTGAAAATAGAGACTTAAAAGATAGTAATAGTAAATTGGTTGAGCAAATTATGGCTTTAAAAGAGTATATAAAAACATTAGAGTAA
- a CDS encoding tyrosine-type recombinase/integrase → MEAKQIYFKQRHKNKMLLEGLSYSNNPDYKTLKCGNIDFNEDYWDLSDFTPRELDIKYCNIVFYGIKSRIFKNTIKQYAWYLIGNTTSKNKFQSIPNKISTLISSLVPFMEEYKISSLKRFNKKHFEKYLKYLEENKKENRRKRPYSPKTLCKKAILLQDLAEVAIKYDWDDAPDELLLYSQNMYEYWDVKKAIKKTKEVNKSIPNEVLDQIKIALTKESDYVVWEYGIMKDMKFSTKNTLTWARHNWVRLVNPRWRVKSIDLLDLNIEKYITMVLLSTGLRISEVLTLKIDSAWIEDSYFGKTYYLNRISSKTEKEPTKRRILINKETFELIQDVIKKYSHIRNNNKYLFVRKNRNLSAKYSNVASRVSVSDYTSALKKFIKKHNITHLNKDGIEELYPLHPHQFRHTFAQQLINDGVPIRIIKRHYSHVSIDMTIHYAKVKEETLEKDYIKTYIDADSIYTNGSIGNDFKQMIDTVRTVKDMDEVIGTLSKRFGINPLPMGMCLKDFKKGHCDNTGSEGCYYIGCTDFVTNDSFLTNFKRQKELIDNEIERTKDNKFAKMNFHVNKRKRDKLEQIINRLEIDKIYKEVDNNAK, encoded by the coding sequence ATGGAAGCTAAACAAATTTATTTTAAGCAAAGACATAAAAATAAAATGCTTTTAGAAGGATTGTCATATTCAAATAATCCTGACTATAAGACTCTTAAATGTGGGAATATTGATTTTAATGAAGATTATTGGGATTTATCGGATTTTACTCCAAGAGAACTAGATATAAAATATTGCAATATCGTATTTTATGGGATTAAAAGTAGAATATTTAAAAATACAATAAAGCAATACGCATGGTACTTAATTGGGAACACAACATCAAAGAATAAATTTCAATCAATTCCAAATAAAATATCTACACTCATTAGCAGTTTAGTACCTTTCATGGAAGAATATAAAATTAGTTCTTTGAAAAGATTTAATAAAAAACACTTTGAAAAATATCTAAAATATTTAGAAGAGAATAAAAAAGAAAACCGAAGAAAAAGACCGTATTCTCCAAAAACATTATGTAAAAAAGCAATTCTCTTACAAGATTTAGCAGAAGTTGCTATCAAATATGATTGGGATGATGCACCTGATGAACTATTGCTTTATAGTCAAAATATGTATGAATATTGGGATGTTAAAAAAGCTATCAAAAAAACAAAAGAAGTAAATAAATCTATACCTAATGAAGTTTTAGACCAAATAAAAATTGCACTAACAAAAGAATCTGATTATGTTGTTTGGGAATATGGAATAATGAAAGATATGAAATTCTCAACTAAAAATACTTTAACCTGGGCTAGACATAATTGGGTTAGGCTTGTAAACCCAAGATGGAGAGTTAAGTCAATTGATTTACTTGATTTAAATATTGAAAAATATATAACTATGGTTTTACTGTCAACTGGATTAAGAATTTCAGAGGTGCTTACTTTAAAAATTGATTCTGCATGGATTGAAGATAGCTATTTTGGAAAAACATATTATCTAAATAGAATCTCTTCTAAAACAGAAAAAGAACCTACAAAAAGAAGAATTTTAATAAACAAAGAAACTTTTGAGTTGATACAAGATGTGATAAAAAAATATAGCCATATTAGAAACAATAATAAATATCTTTTTGTTAGAAAAAATAGAAATCTTTCAGCAAAATATAGTAATGTTGCTTCAAGGGTTTCAGTGAGTGACTATACGAGTGCTTTAAAAAAGTTTATAAAAAAACATAATATTACGCACCTCAATAAAGATGGAATAGAAGAACTATACCCTTTGCACCCTCATCAATTTAGACACACTTTTGCACAACAGTTAATTAATGATGGAGTGCCAATTAGAATAATTAAAAGGCATTATTCTCATGTAAGTATTGATATGACAATTCACTATGCTAAAGTGAAAGAAGAAACACTAGAAAAAGATTATATTAAAACTTATATTGATGCAGATAGTATTTATACTAATGGTAGTATAGGTAATGATTTTAAACAAATGATTGATACTGTTAGAACAGTAAAAGACATGGATGAAGTTATAGGCACTTTATCTAAAAGATTTGGCATAAATCCTCTTCCAATGGGTATGTGTTTAAAAGACTTTAAAAAAGGTCATTGTGATAATACTGGCTCAGAGGGTTGTTATTATATTGGTTGTACTGATTTTGTGACAAATGATAGTTTTCTCACTAACTTTAAAAGGCAAAAAGAGTTAATAGATAATGAGATTGAGAGGACAAAAGATAATAAATTTGCCAAAATGAATTTTCATGTAAATAAAAGAAAAAGAGACAAGTTGGAACAAATTATAAATAGACTGGAAATAGATAAGATATATAAAGAGGTTGATAATAATGCAAAATAA
- a CDS encoding tyrosine-type recombinase/integrase: MYDKLEINRNKKLIVIIEENIRYQINYKRVPLFLTFFYIEFIKIMLKKRGANSTRHLNTHIVRFWDFCKEQNINSFDGFNPQITNYFIAYLNTSLTKIGGNKPLKQNTKRACYQAVYLFFEYSKFFYADDFKSLNYFNGEPFDVGEILTESIPEPILKDIKINLLSYHDIYVRTYILIALNYGMRYSEIIGLTDKCLIKNDLGKHKYDLHFKTSKGNRYRTIYSINNTITKEIQKLIEYSKEVRKKFNLDKIFAKASIHSKYGFVVYNNTVMNRKINKYLKENNIKHPSGEDFKITSHMFRRTIPEMYSKKGVDVYVAKEVLGHKNIATTQKYYDRTNEYEYEKSMGLAIEKISVFKNIEEIEISAVKENPEKFRIIEEGYCTNSDTVNSSKICPHLIGRGNCYGCPSMVTTPDYLPFFYNQLKIEKNNLDNVYEFGLDVARHYEWKIGIIKEIINKLEGLSNGS, encoded by the coding sequence ATGTATGATAAATTAGAAATCAATAGAAATAAAAAACTAATAGTTATTATAGAAGAAAACATAAGGTATCAAATCAATTATAAAAGAGTACCTTTGTTCCTAACTTTTTTCTATATTGAATTTATAAAAATTATGCTAAAAAAAAGAGGTGCAAATAGCACTAGGCATTTAAATACTCATATTGTTAGATTTTGGGATTTTTGTAAAGAGCAAAATATTAATAGTTTTGATGGTTTCAATCCTCAAATTACTAATTATTTCATTGCATATTTAAATACTTCTTTAACTAAAATTGGTGGGAATAAACCTTTAAAACAAAACACTAAAAGAGCTTGTTATCAAGCAGTATATTTATTTTTTGAATATTCTAAGTTTTTTTATGCAGATGATTTTAAAAGTTTGAATTATTTTAATGGAGAACCTTTTGATGTTGGAGAAATATTAACAGAATCAATACCTGAGCCAATATTAAAAGATATTAAAATAAATTTATTATCTTATCATGATATATATGTAAGAACTTATATCTTAATAGCTTTAAATTATGGTATGAGATATAGTGAAATAATTGGACTTACTGATAAATGTTTAATAAAAAATGATTTAGGTAAGCATAAATATGATTTACACTTCAAAACAAGCAAAGGCAATAGGTATAGAACTATATACTCAATTAACAATACTATCACAAAAGAGATTCAGAAACTAATTGAGTATTCAAAAGAAGTAAGAAAAAAATTCAATCTTGATAAAATATTTGCTAAAGCTTCTATTCATTCAAAATATGGCTTTGTAGTTTATAATAATACTGTAATGAATAGAAAAATAAATAAATATCTAAAAGAGAATAATATCAAACACCCAAGTGGAGAAGATTTTAAAATAACTTCACATATGTTTAGAAGAACCATACCTGAAATGTATTCAAAAAAAGGTGTTGATGTTTATGTTGCAAAAGAAGTTTTAGGTCATAAAAACATTGCAACTACTCAAAAGTATTACGATAGAACAAATGAGTATGAATATGAAAAGTCAATGGGGTTAGCTATTGAGAAGATTTCAGTATTTAAAAATATTGAAGAGATTGAAATATCAGCAGTAAAAGAGAACCCTGAAAAGTTTAGAATAATTGAAGAGGGTTATTGTACTAATAGTGATACAGTTAATTCCAGTAAGATATGCCCTCATTTAATAGGTCGTGGGAATTGTTATGGTTGCCCTAGCATGGTTACTACTCCTGATTATTTACCATTTTTTTATAATCAACTAAAAATAGAAAAGAACAATCTTGATAATGTTTATGAGTTTGGTCTTGATGTAGCTAGACATTATGAGTGGAAGATAGGAATAATTAAAGAGATAATCAATAAACTTGAAGGACTTTCAAATGGAAGCTAA
- a CDS encoding tyrosine-type recombinase/integrase, whose protein sequence is MSISIYSMKISKLSIIDTNNNAHLFNIDEKVSLRESEIKFTKTLYPYVVLFDSNMELIKEANDYLLTKLSRGQEINTALSKGYDLKHFYTFLKIEELSFADIKPLHINDFIAYLMYPDYKKQQSLKVTSKRTGKTINRIVSTVRDFYRHLEYYYGLDNPFEHEAIAIKMPMNQREGLFAHLGRGQITKSIFKVKESSKNIKVLTHHEFETLNEYFKNERDRLIFKFMFFTGARIGEALSLKIQDIKTMNSSKKVQTIELSKPLENESHRRRLKTGTRKLYVPNKIYYELNNYYDGKWSDIWDETEFEHDYFFISESKANLGSPISYATIYKKFKEAKEATGIDFTPHDLRHTFATNLARNKVDITTIQSLLGHKNPSTCSIYIQLAKEQDIAKELEKIFVNMEYGLSDV, encoded by the coding sequence ATGTCAATCTCTATTTACTCAATGAAAATCAGCAAACTGTCAATTATTGATACAAATAACAATGCACATTTATTTAATATTGATGAAAAAGTATCTCTTAGGGAATCAGAAATTAAATTCACTAAAACTCTTTATCCTTATGTAGTTTTATTTGATTCAAATATGGAGTTAATCAAAGAAGCAAATGACTATCTTCTCACAAAACTTTCAAGAGGTCAAGAGATTAATACTGCTTTGTCAAAAGGCTATGATTTAAAACACTTTTATACTTTCTTAAAAATTGAAGAGTTAAGTTTTGCAGATATAAAACCATTACATATAAATGATTTCATTGCTTACTTGATGTACCCTGATTATAAAAAACAACAATCATTAAAAGTTACTTCAAAAAGAACTGGTAAAACTATTAATAGGATTGTTTCAACGGTAAGAGACTTTTATAGACATTTGGAATATTACTATGGCTTGGATAACCCTTTTGAGCATGAAGCAATTGCAATTAAAATGCCAATGAATCAAAGAGAGGGATTATTTGCACATTTGGGTAGAGGTCAAATAACTAAGTCAATATTTAAAGTAAAAGAAAGTAGTAAAAATATTAAGGTCTTAACTCATCATGAGTTTGAAACGCTTAATGAGTATTTTAAAAATGAAAGAGATAGATTGATATTTAAATTTATGTTTTTTACTGGTGCAAGAATTGGTGAAGCTTTATCTTTAAAAATTCAAGATATAAAAACTATGAATTCAAGCAAGAAAGTTCAAACAATAGAATTATCAAAACCCTTAGAAAATGAGAGTCATAGAAGAAGATTGAAAACTGGAACTAGAAAGCTTTATGTTCCAAATAAAATATATTATGAATTAAATAATTACTATGATGGAAAATGGAGTGATATTTGGGATGAAACAGAGTTTGAACACGATTACTTTTTCATAAGTGAGAGTAAAGCAAATTTAGGAAGCCCAATTTCCTATGCAACAATTTATAAAAAGTTCAAAGAAGCAAAAGAAGCAACTGGAATAGATTTTACACCTCATGACCTAAGACACACTTTTGCTACAAATTTAGCAAGGAATAAAGTTGATATAACAACAATACAAAGCCTTTTAGGACATAAAAACCCTTCAACTTGTAGTATTTATATCCAATTAGCTAAAGAGCAAGATATAGCAAAAGAATTAGAAAAGATTTTTGTCAATATGGAATATGGATTAAGTGATGTATGA
- a CDS encoding AidA/PixA family protein, whose protein sequence is MCGSTKFKEAFEKANKEETAKGNIVLTVAMFGHLEGLDMDSQMKKTFDEVHFDKILLCDEVLVLNVNGYIGDSTKNEIEFAIKNNKIIRYLEVVTLTNSNYEDSLYDLGLLSQLNKVIQDNQDMIETIDENEIVLSFLPITYKNEFEIKITDSNWVIKVAELNNDGLKHLIEFLHLYSQDKRQKENLEKY, encoded by the coding sequence TTGTGTGGTTCTACTAAATTTAAAGAAGCTTTTGAAAAGGCAAATAAAGAAGAAACAGCAAAAGGCAATATTGTTCTAACGGTAGCTATGTTTGGTCATTTAGAGGGTTTAGATATGGACAGTCAAATGAAGAAAACTTTTGATGAAGTTCATTTTGATAAAATTTTACTATGTGATGAAGTCTTAGTTTTAAATGTAAATGGATATATCGGAGATTCAACTAAAAATGAGATTGAATTTGCAATTAAAAACAACAAGATTATTAGATATTTAGAAGTGGTTACCTTAACGAACTCTAATTATGAAGATAGTCTATATGATTTAGGTTTGTTGTCACAACTAAATAAAGTCATACAAGACAATCAAGATATGATAGAAACAATAGATGAGAATGAAATTGTATTGTCATTCCTACCTATTACTTACAAAAATGAGTTTGAAATTAAAATTACTGATTCAAATTGGGTAATAAAAGTTGCTGAATTAAACAATGATGGACTAAAACATCTAATAGAGTTTTTACATCTATATAGTCAAGACAAAAGACAAAAAGAAAATCTAGAGAAGTATTAA